In Girardinichthys multiradiatus isolate DD_20200921_A chromosome 18, DD_fGirMul_XY1, whole genome shotgun sequence, a single window of DNA contains:
- the nek8 gene encoding serine/threonine-protein kinase Nek8 isoform X1: MEKYEKIKVVGRGAFGIVHLCQRRSDGAFVILKEIPVEQMSRDERLAAQNECQVLKLLHHPNIIEYYENFLEDKALMIAMEYAPGGTLAEYIQKRCNSLLDEDTILHFFVQILLALYHVHNKLILHRDLKTQNILLDKHQMIVKIGDFGISKILVSKSKAYTVVGTPCYISPELCEGKPYNQKSDIWALGCVLYELASLKRAFEAANLPALVLKIMSGTFAPISDRYSPELRQLILNMLNLDPSKRPQLNEIMALPICIRPLLNLYTDIGNVKMRRIEKPLSAVQPRGRPGERVSTNRTRGNIVCIVKLQRSDFCLISSCPETDGSAGLGSGKVHSLPLSSVYLWGSGITAPLRLPMLNTEVLQVSLGRTQKMGVTKSGRLITWEAPSVVSGETSLPGGVDQMQPLFISRFLEGQSGVTIKSVSCGDLFTTCMTDRGIIMTFGSGSNGCLGHGNFNDVTQPKIVEALLGYELVQVSCGASHVLAVTNEREVFAWGRGDNGRLGLGTQDTHNCPQQVSLPAEFEAQRVVCGVDCSMIISMQCCILACGSNRFNKLGLDKITAAEEPNPVNQVEEVNSYTPIQSDPLNSERIVYIDIGTAHCVAVTEEGRCYTFGSNQHGQMGCSSRRSSRVPYLVPGLKDITLAACGDAFTLAIGSEGEVYTWGKGARGRLGRKEEDCGIPKPVQLEERHPFVVTSVACCHGNTLLAVKPLFEDPVSR; encoded by the exons ATGGAGAAGTATGAGAAAATCAAAGTTGTTGGGAGAGGAGCTTTTGG GATTGTTCATCTGTGCCAGAGGCGCAGCGATGGAGCCTTTGTCATCCTGAAAGAGATCCCAGTTGAGCAGATGTCACGAGATGAACGCCTGGCAGCCCAGAACGAGTGTCAAGTGCTCAAGCTGCTCCACCACCCAAATATCATAGAGTACTATGAAAACTTCCTGGAAGACAAGGCCCTCATGATAGCGATGGAGTATGCACCAG GTGGGACCCTGGCTGAATACATACAGAAGCGCTGTAATTCCCTCCTGGATGAGGACACCATCCTTCACTTCTTCGTGCAGATCTTACTCGCTCTGTACCACGTGCACAACAAACTCATTCTGCACCGTGACCTCAAAACCCAGAATATTCTGCTGGACAAACACCAGATGATTGTCAAAATCGGAGACTTTGGCATCTCCAAAATCCTCGTCAGCAAGAGCAAAGCTTACACG GTAGTCGGGACTCCCTGCTACATCTCCCCGGAGCTGTGTGAGGGAAAGCCCTACAACCAGAAAAGTGACATCTGGGCTTTGGGCTGCGTCCTGTATGAGCTGGCGAGCCTGAAGAGGGCCTTTGAGGCGGCT aatcTACCTGCCCTCGTTCTGAAGATCATGAGCGGTACCTTTGCTCCGATATCGGACCGGTACAGCCCAGAACTCCGGCAGCTCATCCTCAATATGCTGAACCTAGATCCATCTAAAAGGCCCCAGCTCAATGAAATAATGGCATTGCCCATATGCATCAGGCCCCTGCTTAATCTCTACACAGATATAGGCAATGTGAAAATGCGCAG GATTGAGAAACCGCTGTCTGCTGTGCAGCCACGAGGCAGACCAGGGGAGAGAGTTTCTACTAACAGGACCAGAGGTAATATTGTTTGTATAGTCAAGCTCCAACGCAGTGACTTTTGCCTTATTTCTTCTTGCCCTGAAACAGATGGATCAGCGGGTTTGGGATCGGGAAAAGTGCATTCGCTCCCACTGTCCTCGGTGTATTTGTGGGGAAGTGGGATCACAGCGCCTCTCCGTCTACCGATGCTTAACACTGAAGTGCTTCAAGTGTCTCTCGGCCGGACTCAAAAAATGGGAGTCACCAAGTCTGGCCGGCTGATTACCTGGGAG GCTCCTTCGGTTGTGTCTGGTGAGACCAGTCTTCCAGGTGGGGTGGATCAGATGCAGCCACTGTTCATTTCTCGCTTTCTTGAGGGTCAGTCAGGTGTTACCATCAAGTCTGTGTCCTGTGGCGATCTGTTTACCACCTGCATGACAG ACCGGGGTATTATCATGACATTTGGAAGTGGAAGCAATGGCTGTCTGGGACACGGTAACTTCAATGATGTAACACAG cCTAAGATTGTGGAGGCACTCCTCGGCTATGAGCTGGTCCAAGTGTCCTGTGGAGCTTCTCATGTTCTCGCTGTGACCAATGAAAGAGAAGTGTTTGCTTGGGGAAGGGGAGACAACG GTCGCCTCGGTCTGGGCACCCAGGACACCCACAACTGCCCCCAGCAGGTGTCTTTACCTGCAGAGTTTGAGGCCCAGAGGGTTGTGTGCGGCGTCGACTGCTCCATGATTATCAGCATGCAGTGTTGCATTCTGGCATGTGGAAGCAACAG GTTCAACAAGCTTGGTCTGGATAAGATTACAGCTGCAGAGGAGCCAAATCCTGTGAATCAAGTTGAAGAAGTTAATTCTTACACTCCGATTCAGTCAGACCCGCTCAACTCTGAGAGGATTGTTTACATCGACATTGGAACGGCCCATTGTGTTGCTGTTACAG AAGAGGGTCGGTGTTATACGTTTGGCAGCAACCAGCACGGTCAGATGGGCTGCAGCTCGCGGCGCAGCAGCCGTGTGCCCTATCTGGTGCCCGGCCTGAAGGACATCACCTTGGCTGCCTGCGGTGACGCTTTCACCCTGGCCATTGGATCTG AAGGGGAGGTGTACACATGGGGGAAGGGGGCCCGTGGTCGCCTCGGAAGAAAGGAGGAGGACTGTGGGATACCGAAGCCGGTGCAGCTCGAGGAGCGTCACCCATTTGTGGTGACATCGGTGGCCTGTTGTCATGGCAACACTCTGCTGGCAGTGAAAC
- the nek8 gene encoding serine/threonine-protein kinase Nek8 isoform X3 encodes MEKYEKIKVVGRGAFGIVHLCQRRSDGAFVILKEIPVEQMSRDERLAAQNECQVLKLLHHPNIIEYYENFLEDKALMIAMEYAPGGTLAEYIQKRCNSLLDEDTILHFFVQILLALYHVHNKLILHRDLKTQNILLDKHQMIVKIGDFGISKILVSKSKAYTVVGTPCYISPELCEGKPYNQKSDIWALGCVLYELASLKRAFEAANLPALVLKIMSGTFAPISDRYSPELRQLILNMLNLDPSKRPQLNEIMALPICIRPLLNLYTDIGNVKMRRIEKPLSAVQPRGRPGERVSTNRTRDGSAGLGSGKVHSLPLSSVYLWGSGITAPLRLPMLNTEVLQVSLGRTQKMGVTKSGRLITWEAPSVVSGETSLPGGVDQMQPLFISRFLEGQSGVTIKSVSCGDLFTTCMTDRGIIMTFGSGSNGCLGHGNFNDVTQPKIVEALLGYELVQVSCGASHVLAVTNEREVFAWGRGDNGRLGLGTQDTHNCPQQVSLPAEFEAQRVVCGVDCSMIISMQCCILACGSNRFNKLGLDKITAAEEPNPVNQVEEVNSYTPIQSDPLNSERIVYIDIGTAHCVAVTEEGRCYTFGSNQHGQMGCSSRRSSRVPYLVPGLKDITLAACGDAFTLAIGSEGEVYTWGKGARGRLGRKEEDCGIPKPVQLEERHPFVVTSVACCHGNTLLAVKPLFEDPVSR; translated from the exons ATGGAGAAGTATGAGAAAATCAAAGTTGTTGGGAGAGGAGCTTTTGG GATTGTTCATCTGTGCCAGAGGCGCAGCGATGGAGCCTTTGTCATCCTGAAAGAGATCCCAGTTGAGCAGATGTCACGAGATGAACGCCTGGCAGCCCAGAACGAGTGTCAAGTGCTCAAGCTGCTCCACCACCCAAATATCATAGAGTACTATGAAAACTTCCTGGAAGACAAGGCCCTCATGATAGCGATGGAGTATGCACCAG GTGGGACCCTGGCTGAATACATACAGAAGCGCTGTAATTCCCTCCTGGATGAGGACACCATCCTTCACTTCTTCGTGCAGATCTTACTCGCTCTGTACCACGTGCACAACAAACTCATTCTGCACCGTGACCTCAAAACCCAGAATATTCTGCTGGACAAACACCAGATGATTGTCAAAATCGGAGACTTTGGCATCTCCAAAATCCTCGTCAGCAAGAGCAAAGCTTACACG GTAGTCGGGACTCCCTGCTACATCTCCCCGGAGCTGTGTGAGGGAAAGCCCTACAACCAGAAAAGTGACATCTGGGCTTTGGGCTGCGTCCTGTATGAGCTGGCGAGCCTGAAGAGGGCCTTTGAGGCGGCT aatcTACCTGCCCTCGTTCTGAAGATCATGAGCGGTACCTTTGCTCCGATATCGGACCGGTACAGCCCAGAACTCCGGCAGCTCATCCTCAATATGCTGAACCTAGATCCATCTAAAAGGCCCCAGCTCAATGAAATAATGGCATTGCCCATATGCATCAGGCCCCTGCTTAATCTCTACACAGATATAGGCAATGTGAAAATGCGCAG GATTGAGAAACCGCTGTCTGCTGTGCAGCCACGAGGCAGACCAGGGGAGAGAGTTTCTACTAACAGGACCAGAG ATGGATCAGCGGGTTTGGGATCGGGAAAAGTGCATTCGCTCCCACTGTCCTCGGTGTATTTGTGGGGAAGTGGGATCACAGCGCCTCTCCGTCTACCGATGCTTAACACTGAAGTGCTTCAAGTGTCTCTCGGCCGGACTCAAAAAATGGGAGTCACCAAGTCTGGCCGGCTGATTACCTGGGAG GCTCCTTCGGTTGTGTCTGGTGAGACCAGTCTTCCAGGTGGGGTGGATCAGATGCAGCCACTGTTCATTTCTCGCTTTCTTGAGGGTCAGTCAGGTGTTACCATCAAGTCTGTGTCCTGTGGCGATCTGTTTACCACCTGCATGACAG ACCGGGGTATTATCATGACATTTGGAAGTGGAAGCAATGGCTGTCTGGGACACGGTAACTTCAATGATGTAACACAG cCTAAGATTGTGGAGGCACTCCTCGGCTATGAGCTGGTCCAAGTGTCCTGTGGAGCTTCTCATGTTCTCGCTGTGACCAATGAAAGAGAAGTGTTTGCTTGGGGAAGGGGAGACAACG GTCGCCTCGGTCTGGGCACCCAGGACACCCACAACTGCCCCCAGCAGGTGTCTTTACCTGCAGAGTTTGAGGCCCAGAGGGTTGTGTGCGGCGTCGACTGCTCCATGATTATCAGCATGCAGTGTTGCATTCTGGCATGTGGAAGCAACAG GTTCAACAAGCTTGGTCTGGATAAGATTACAGCTGCAGAGGAGCCAAATCCTGTGAATCAAGTTGAAGAAGTTAATTCTTACACTCCGATTCAGTCAGACCCGCTCAACTCTGAGAGGATTGTTTACATCGACATTGGAACGGCCCATTGTGTTGCTGTTACAG AAGAGGGTCGGTGTTATACGTTTGGCAGCAACCAGCACGGTCAGATGGGCTGCAGCTCGCGGCGCAGCAGCCGTGTGCCCTATCTGGTGCCCGGCCTGAAGGACATCACCTTGGCTGCCTGCGGTGACGCTTTCACCCTGGCCATTGGATCTG AAGGGGAGGTGTACACATGGGGGAAGGGGGCCCGTGGTCGCCTCGGAAGAAAGGAGGAGGACTGTGGGATACCGAAGCCGGTGCAGCTCGAGGAGCGTCACCCATTTGTGGTGACATCGGTGGCCTGTTGTCATGGCAACACTCTGCTGGCAGTGAAAC
- the nek8 gene encoding serine/threonine-protein kinase Nek8 isoform X2 has product MEKIVHLCQRRSDGAFVILKEIPVEQMSRDERLAAQNECQVLKLLHHPNIIEYYENFLEDKALMIAMEYAPGGTLAEYIQKRCNSLLDEDTILHFFVQILLALYHVHNKLILHRDLKTQNILLDKHQMIVKIGDFGISKILVSKSKAYTVVGTPCYISPELCEGKPYNQKSDIWALGCVLYELASLKRAFEAANLPALVLKIMSGTFAPISDRYSPELRQLILNMLNLDPSKRPQLNEIMALPICIRPLLNLYTDIGNVKMRRIEKPLSAVQPRGRPGERVSTNRTRGNIVCIVKLQRSDFCLISSCPETDGSAGLGSGKVHSLPLSSVYLWGSGITAPLRLPMLNTEVLQVSLGRTQKMGVTKSGRLITWEAPSVVSGETSLPGGVDQMQPLFISRFLEGQSGVTIKSVSCGDLFTTCMTDRGIIMTFGSGSNGCLGHGNFNDVTQPKIVEALLGYELVQVSCGASHVLAVTNEREVFAWGRGDNGRLGLGTQDTHNCPQQVSLPAEFEAQRVVCGVDCSMIISMQCCILACGSNRFNKLGLDKITAAEEPNPVNQVEEVNSYTPIQSDPLNSERIVYIDIGTAHCVAVTEEGRCYTFGSNQHGQMGCSSRRSSRVPYLVPGLKDITLAACGDAFTLAIGSEGEVYTWGKGARGRLGRKEEDCGIPKPVQLEERHPFVVTSVACCHGNTLLAVKPLFEDPVSR; this is encoded by the exons ATGGAGAA GATTGTTCATCTGTGCCAGAGGCGCAGCGATGGAGCCTTTGTCATCCTGAAAGAGATCCCAGTTGAGCAGATGTCACGAGATGAACGCCTGGCAGCCCAGAACGAGTGTCAAGTGCTCAAGCTGCTCCACCACCCAAATATCATAGAGTACTATGAAAACTTCCTGGAAGACAAGGCCCTCATGATAGCGATGGAGTATGCACCAG GTGGGACCCTGGCTGAATACATACAGAAGCGCTGTAATTCCCTCCTGGATGAGGACACCATCCTTCACTTCTTCGTGCAGATCTTACTCGCTCTGTACCACGTGCACAACAAACTCATTCTGCACCGTGACCTCAAAACCCAGAATATTCTGCTGGACAAACACCAGATGATTGTCAAAATCGGAGACTTTGGCATCTCCAAAATCCTCGTCAGCAAGAGCAAAGCTTACACG GTAGTCGGGACTCCCTGCTACATCTCCCCGGAGCTGTGTGAGGGAAAGCCCTACAACCAGAAAAGTGACATCTGGGCTTTGGGCTGCGTCCTGTATGAGCTGGCGAGCCTGAAGAGGGCCTTTGAGGCGGCT aatcTACCTGCCCTCGTTCTGAAGATCATGAGCGGTACCTTTGCTCCGATATCGGACCGGTACAGCCCAGAACTCCGGCAGCTCATCCTCAATATGCTGAACCTAGATCCATCTAAAAGGCCCCAGCTCAATGAAATAATGGCATTGCCCATATGCATCAGGCCCCTGCTTAATCTCTACACAGATATAGGCAATGTGAAAATGCGCAG GATTGAGAAACCGCTGTCTGCTGTGCAGCCACGAGGCAGACCAGGGGAGAGAGTTTCTACTAACAGGACCAGAGGTAATATTGTTTGTATAGTCAAGCTCCAACGCAGTGACTTTTGCCTTATTTCTTCTTGCCCTGAAACAGATGGATCAGCGGGTTTGGGATCGGGAAAAGTGCATTCGCTCCCACTGTCCTCGGTGTATTTGTGGGGAAGTGGGATCACAGCGCCTCTCCGTCTACCGATGCTTAACACTGAAGTGCTTCAAGTGTCTCTCGGCCGGACTCAAAAAATGGGAGTCACCAAGTCTGGCCGGCTGATTACCTGGGAG GCTCCTTCGGTTGTGTCTGGTGAGACCAGTCTTCCAGGTGGGGTGGATCAGATGCAGCCACTGTTCATTTCTCGCTTTCTTGAGGGTCAGTCAGGTGTTACCATCAAGTCTGTGTCCTGTGGCGATCTGTTTACCACCTGCATGACAG ACCGGGGTATTATCATGACATTTGGAAGTGGAAGCAATGGCTGTCTGGGACACGGTAACTTCAATGATGTAACACAG cCTAAGATTGTGGAGGCACTCCTCGGCTATGAGCTGGTCCAAGTGTCCTGTGGAGCTTCTCATGTTCTCGCTGTGACCAATGAAAGAGAAGTGTTTGCTTGGGGAAGGGGAGACAACG GTCGCCTCGGTCTGGGCACCCAGGACACCCACAACTGCCCCCAGCAGGTGTCTTTACCTGCAGAGTTTGAGGCCCAGAGGGTTGTGTGCGGCGTCGACTGCTCCATGATTATCAGCATGCAGTGTTGCATTCTGGCATGTGGAAGCAACAG GTTCAACAAGCTTGGTCTGGATAAGATTACAGCTGCAGAGGAGCCAAATCCTGTGAATCAAGTTGAAGAAGTTAATTCTTACACTCCGATTCAGTCAGACCCGCTCAACTCTGAGAGGATTGTTTACATCGACATTGGAACGGCCCATTGTGTTGCTGTTACAG AAGAGGGTCGGTGTTATACGTTTGGCAGCAACCAGCACGGTCAGATGGGCTGCAGCTCGCGGCGCAGCAGCCGTGTGCCCTATCTGGTGCCCGGCCTGAAGGACATCACCTTGGCTGCCTGCGGTGACGCTTTCACCCTGGCCATTGGATCTG AAGGGGAGGTGTACACATGGGGGAAGGGGGCCCGTGGTCGCCTCGGAAGAAAGGAGGAGGACTGTGGGATACCGAAGCCGGTGCAGCTCGAGGAGCGTCACCCATTTGTGGTGACATCGGTGGCCTGTTGTCATGGCAACACTCTGCTGGCAGTGAAAC
- the nek8 gene encoding serine/threonine-protein kinase Nek8 isoform X4: protein MSRDERLAAQNECQVLKLLHHPNIIEYYENFLEDKALMIAMEYAPGGTLAEYIQKRCNSLLDEDTILHFFVQILLALYHVHNKLILHRDLKTQNILLDKHQMIVKIGDFGISKILVSKSKAYTVVGTPCYISPELCEGKPYNQKSDIWALGCVLYELASLKRAFEAANLPALVLKIMSGTFAPISDRYSPELRQLILNMLNLDPSKRPQLNEIMALPICIRPLLNLYTDIGNVKMRRIEKPLSAVQPRGRPGERVSTNRTRGNIVCIVKLQRSDFCLISSCPETDGSAGLGSGKVHSLPLSSVYLWGSGITAPLRLPMLNTEVLQVSLGRTQKMGVTKSGRLITWEAPSVVSGETSLPGGVDQMQPLFISRFLEGQSGVTIKSVSCGDLFTTCMTDRGIIMTFGSGSNGCLGHGNFNDVTQPKIVEALLGYELVQVSCGASHVLAVTNEREVFAWGRGDNGRLGLGTQDTHNCPQQVSLPAEFEAQRVVCGVDCSMIISMQCCILACGSNRFNKLGLDKITAAEEPNPVNQVEEVNSYTPIQSDPLNSERIVYIDIGTAHCVAVTEEGRCYTFGSNQHGQMGCSSRRSSRVPYLVPGLKDITLAACGDAFTLAIGSEGEVYTWGKGARGRLGRKEEDCGIPKPVQLEERHPFVVTSVACCHGNTLLAVKPLFEDPVSR from the exons ATGTCACGAGATGAACGCCTGGCAGCCCAGAACGAGTGTCAAGTGCTCAAGCTGCTCCACCACCCAAATATCATAGAGTACTATGAAAACTTCCTGGAAGACAAGGCCCTCATGATAGCGATGGAGTATGCACCAG GTGGGACCCTGGCTGAATACATACAGAAGCGCTGTAATTCCCTCCTGGATGAGGACACCATCCTTCACTTCTTCGTGCAGATCTTACTCGCTCTGTACCACGTGCACAACAAACTCATTCTGCACCGTGACCTCAAAACCCAGAATATTCTGCTGGACAAACACCAGATGATTGTCAAAATCGGAGACTTTGGCATCTCCAAAATCCTCGTCAGCAAGAGCAAAGCTTACACG GTAGTCGGGACTCCCTGCTACATCTCCCCGGAGCTGTGTGAGGGAAAGCCCTACAACCAGAAAAGTGACATCTGGGCTTTGGGCTGCGTCCTGTATGAGCTGGCGAGCCTGAAGAGGGCCTTTGAGGCGGCT aatcTACCTGCCCTCGTTCTGAAGATCATGAGCGGTACCTTTGCTCCGATATCGGACCGGTACAGCCCAGAACTCCGGCAGCTCATCCTCAATATGCTGAACCTAGATCCATCTAAAAGGCCCCAGCTCAATGAAATAATGGCATTGCCCATATGCATCAGGCCCCTGCTTAATCTCTACACAGATATAGGCAATGTGAAAATGCGCAG GATTGAGAAACCGCTGTCTGCTGTGCAGCCACGAGGCAGACCAGGGGAGAGAGTTTCTACTAACAGGACCAGAGGTAATATTGTTTGTATAGTCAAGCTCCAACGCAGTGACTTTTGCCTTATTTCTTCTTGCCCTGAAACAGATGGATCAGCGGGTTTGGGATCGGGAAAAGTGCATTCGCTCCCACTGTCCTCGGTGTATTTGTGGGGAAGTGGGATCACAGCGCCTCTCCGTCTACCGATGCTTAACACTGAAGTGCTTCAAGTGTCTCTCGGCCGGACTCAAAAAATGGGAGTCACCAAGTCTGGCCGGCTGATTACCTGGGAG GCTCCTTCGGTTGTGTCTGGTGAGACCAGTCTTCCAGGTGGGGTGGATCAGATGCAGCCACTGTTCATTTCTCGCTTTCTTGAGGGTCAGTCAGGTGTTACCATCAAGTCTGTGTCCTGTGGCGATCTGTTTACCACCTGCATGACAG ACCGGGGTATTATCATGACATTTGGAAGTGGAAGCAATGGCTGTCTGGGACACGGTAACTTCAATGATGTAACACAG cCTAAGATTGTGGAGGCACTCCTCGGCTATGAGCTGGTCCAAGTGTCCTGTGGAGCTTCTCATGTTCTCGCTGTGACCAATGAAAGAGAAGTGTTTGCTTGGGGAAGGGGAGACAACG GTCGCCTCGGTCTGGGCACCCAGGACACCCACAACTGCCCCCAGCAGGTGTCTTTACCTGCAGAGTTTGAGGCCCAGAGGGTTGTGTGCGGCGTCGACTGCTCCATGATTATCAGCATGCAGTGTTGCATTCTGGCATGTGGAAGCAACAG GTTCAACAAGCTTGGTCTGGATAAGATTACAGCTGCAGAGGAGCCAAATCCTGTGAATCAAGTTGAAGAAGTTAATTCTTACACTCCGATTCAGTCAGACCCGCTCAACTCTGAGAGGATTGTTTACATCGACATTGGAACGGCCCATTGTGTTGCTGTTACAG AAGAGGGTCGGTGTTATACGTTTGGCAGCAACCAGCACGGTCAGATGGGCTGCAGCTCGCGGCGCAGCAGCCGTGTGCCCTATCTGGTGCCCGGCCTGAAGGACATCACCTTGGCTGCCTGCGGTGACGCTTTCACCCTGGCCATTGGATCTG AAGGGGAGGTGTACACATGGGGGAAGGGGGCCCGTGGTCGCCTCGGAAGAAAGGAGGAGGACTGTGGGATACCGAAGCCGGTGCAGCTCGAGGAGCGTCACCCATTTGTGGTGACATCGGTGGCCTGTTGTCATGGCAACACTCTGCTGGCAGTGAAAC
- the nek8 gene encoding serine/threonine-protein kinase Nek8 isoform X5 — protein sequence MIVKIGDFGISKILVSKSKAYTVVGTPCYISPELCEGKPYNQKSDIWALGCVLYELASLKRAFEAANLPALVLKIMSGTFAPISDRYSPELRQLILNMLNLDPSKRPQLNEIMALPICIRPLLNLYTDIGNVKMRRIEKPLSAVQPRGRPGERVSTNRTRGNIVCIVKLQRSDFCLISSCPETDGSAGLGSGKVHSLPLSSVYLWGSGITAPLRLPMLNTEVLQVSLGRTQKMGVTKSGRLITWEAPSVVSGETSLPGGVDQMQPLFISRFLEGQSGVTIKSVSCGDLFTTCMTDRGIIMTFGSGSNGCLGHGNFNDVTQPKIVEALLGYELVQVSCGASHVLAVTNEREVFAWGRGDNGRLGLGTQDTHNCPQQVSLPAEFEAQRVVCGVDCSMIISMQCCILACGSNRFNKLGLDKITAAEEPNPVNQVEEVNSYTPIQSDPLNSERIVYIDIGTAHCVAVTEEGRCYTFGSNQHGQMGCSSRRSSRVPYLVPGLKDITLAACGDAFTLAIGSEGEVYTWGKGARGRLGRKEEDCGIPKPVQLEERHPFVVTSVACCHGNTLLAVKPLFEDPVSR from the exons ATGATTGTCAAAATCGGAGACTTTGGCATCTCCAAAATCCTCGTCAGCAAGAGCAAAGCTTACACG GTAGTCGGGACTCCCTGCTACATCTCCCCGGAGCTGTGTGAGGGAAAGCCCTACAACCAGAAAAGTGACATCTGGGCTTTGGGCTGCGTCCTGTATGAGCTGGCGAGCCTGAAGAGGGCCTTTGAGGCGGCT aatcTACCTGCCCTCGTTCTGAAGATCATGAGCGGTACCTTTGCTCCGATATCGGACCGGTACAGCCCAGAACTCCGGCAGCTCATCCTCAATATGCTGAACCTAGATCCATCTAAAAGGCCCCAGCTCAATGAAATAATGGCATTGCCCATATGCATCAGGCCCCTGCTTAATCTCTACACAGATATAGGCAATGTGAAAATGCGCAG GATTGAGAAACCGCTGTCTGCTGTGCAGCCACGAGGCAGACCAGGGGAGAGAGTTTCTACTAACAGGACCAGAGGTAATATTGTTTGTATAGTCAAGCTCCAACGCAGTGACTTTTGCCTTATTTCTTCTTGCCCTGAAACAGATGGATCAGCGGGTTTGGGATCGGGAAAAGTGCATTCGCTCCCACTGTCCTCGGTGTATTTGTGGGGAAGTGGGATCACAGCGCCTCTCCGTCTACCGATGCTTAACACTGAAGTGCTTCAAGTGTCTCTCGGCCGGACTCAAAAAATGGGAGTCACCAAGTCTGGCCGGCTGATTACCTGGGAG GCTCCTTCGGTTGTGTCTGGTGAGACCAGTCTTCCAGGTGGGGTGGATCAGATGCAGCCACTGTTCATTTCTCGCTTTCTTGAGGGTCAGTCAGGTGTTACCATCAAGTCTGTGTCCTGTGGCGATCTGTTTACCACCTGCATGACAG ACCGGGGTATTATCATGACATTTGGAAGTGGAAGCAATGGCTGTCTGGGACACGGTAACTTCAATGATGTAACACAG cCTAAGATTGTGGAGGCACTCCTCGGCTATGAGCTGGTCCAAGTGTCCTGTGGAGCTTCTCATGTTCTCGCTGTGACCAATGAAAGAGAAGTGTTTGCTTGGGGAAGGGGAGACAACG GTCGCCTCGGTCTGGGCACCCAGGACACCCACAACTGCCCCCAGCAGGTGTCTTTACCTGCAGAGTTTGAGGCCCAGAGGGTTGTGTGCGGCGTCGACTGCTCCATGATTATCAGCATGCAGTGTTGCATTCTGGCATGTGGAAGCAACAG GTTCAACAAGCTTGGTCTGGATAAGATTACAGCTGCAGAGGAGCCAAATCCTGTGAATCAAGTTGAAGAAGTTAATTCTTACACTCCGATTCAGTCAGACCCGCTCAACTCTGAGAGGATTGTTTACATCGACATTGGAACGGCCCATTGTGTTGCTGTTACAG AAGAGGGTCGGTGTTATACGTTTGGCAGCAACCAGCACGGTCAGATGGGCTGCAGCTCGCGGCGCAGCAGCCGTGTGCCCTATCTGGTGCCCGGCCTGAAGGACATCACCTTGGCTGCCTGCGGTGACGCTTTCACCCTGGCCATTGGATCTG AAGGGGAGGTGTACACATGGGGGAAGGGGGCCCGTGGTCGCCTCGGAAGAAAGGAGGAGGACTGTGGGATACCGAAGCCGGTGCAGCTCGAGGAGCGTCACCCATTTGTGGTGACATCGGTGGCCTGTTGTCATGGCAACACTCTGCTGGCAGTGAAAC